From Ammoniphilus sp. CFH 90114, one genomic window encodes:
- a CDS encoding DoxX family protein, with the protein MLDKLRSTYMVPIWTIVRIWLGVQWLTAGWGKAMGDFDATGYLKGAIAKASGENPIVKAWYAGFLESFALPNVELFNFLVAWGEVAVGLGLILGAFTTVALYAGAFMNLNFLLAGTISTNPILLTTAFILLGMGTAAYAWGVDRFMIPAMKDYFDNVFNRKARKIGA; encoded by the coding sequence ATGTTAGATAAATTAAGAAGTACATATATGGTTCCGATCTGGACAATCGTTCGCATTTGGTTAGGGGTACAATGGTTAACAGCTGGCTGGGGAAAGGCTATGGGGGATTTTGACGCTACAGGATATCTAAAAGGAGCGATAGCAAAAGCATCTGGTGAAAATCCTATCGTCAAGGCTTGGTATGCTGGATTCCTTGAAAGTTTTGCTCTTCCTAATGTAGAGTTGTTTAACTTCCTGGTAGCTTGGGGTGAAGTGGCTGTTGGTTTAGGGCTCATCCTCGGTGCGTTTACGACAGTTGCCCTCTATGCTGGTGCGTTCATGAATTTGAACTTCCTTCTAGCCGGGACGATCAGCACCAATCCGATCTTACTTACAACCGCGTTTATCCTGTTAGGTATGGGAACAGCTGCTTATGCTTGGGGAGTAGATCGCTTCATGATCCCTGCTATGAAAGATTACTTTGATAATGTCTTTAATAGAAAAGCTAGAAAAATAGGCGCATAA
- a CDS encoding PAS domain S-box protein, translating into MILREFFINLSIFSLLVSTPVVIRSFTFNKPIPYGAILGGIYAGFVSVILMYFTIHDGGFVYDIRFAPLILSYAYFGPGGGLITAVFNLAGRLYVGGNLAPVLAGVIGNVIVLSLLHFYMGRFHPIKKTAIYFLANVSMYLLIVYWFSILTDQVIFHIAYLGFILAGLIIGSLLIESHQKLYHLSKNLCEMYKLAEDYQRELARTLNEFHGAIFKFKKKNGRFIHTFAEGYSYQEVDINPRTQVIGKELQDFLPSPFCDHILHHYQAAWEGKVVQFEMTWSQGNSYFFSLRPTMEQGKVIEVVGTGVNITEKKQMEKAIEESEAKYRLIAENTLDLIAVMNPQKLFTFISPSHEVVLGYHPNELIGKDPKFLFPLPEEFERINTGINRMLQEHSSFTFEYRCARKDGGYIQLESRCVPVKGKDQKLEHIVIVSRDITERKQAEELLLRSEKLSIVGELAAGVAHEIRNPLTTLKGFVQLMKEESPKPYTDLLFEELERIELITNEFLTLAKPQAVELRIINLGDLIQQIKEILTPLALITNIQIRIVTSIRPVYIRCDVNQLKQAFINLVKNAIESMPNGGEVIIELDDRDDDYVMIIIQDQGCGIPKDIIPRLGEPFYTLKEKGTGLGLMISQKIIKDHQGSLHIESELNLGTKIKIQLPKYEEEKMKRAL; encoded by the coding sequence ATGATCTTAAGAGAGTTCTTTATTAACTTGTCCATCTTCTCCCTTTTGGTAAGTACACCCGTGGTGATTCGCTCCTTTACCTTTAATAAACCGATTCCATATGGAGCTATTCTAGGTGGTATATATGCTGGATTCGTATCCGTTATCCTGATGTATTTTACCATCCACGATGGCGGGTTCGTTTATGATATACGCTTTGCTCCCTTAATTCTTTCCTACGCCTATTTTGGTCCTGGTGGAGGATTGATAACAGCTGTTTTTAATTTAGCAGGTCGCTTGTATGTTGGAGGGAATTTGGCCCCGGTATTAGCAGGGGTTATTGGGAACGTCATAGTACTTAGTCTTCTGCATTTCTATATGGGTCGTTTTCATCCGATCAAGAAAACCGCTATCTACTTTTTAGCTAATGTCTCCATGTATCTTCTGATTGTTTATTGGTTTTCCATCTTGACGGATCAGGTTATCTTTCATATAGCCTACTTAGGTTTTATTCTAGCTGGGTTAATAATAGGGAGTTTGCTCATCGAATCCCATCAGAAGCTCTATCATCTATCGAAGAATCTTTGTGAAATGTACAAGCTAGCGGAGGATTATCAACGTGAATTAGCCCGCACCTTAAATGAGTTTCATGGCGCTATTTTCAAATTTAAGAAGAAGAACGGGCGATTCATCCATACTTTTGCTGAAGGTTATTCATACCAAGAGGTAGATATTAATCCTCGCACCCAAGTGATAGGAAAGGAGTTGCAAGATTTTCTTCCATCTCCGTTCTGTGATCATATTCTTCATCATTATCAAGCGGCATGGGAAGGCAAGGTAGTTCAATTTGAGATGACGTGGAGTCAGGGCAATTCCTACTTTTTCTCCTTGCGTCCGACGATGGAGCAGGGGAAGGTGATCGAAGTCGTGGGAACAGGAGTGAATATCACAGAAAAGAAACAAATGGAGAAAGCGATCGAGGAAAGCGAGGCGAAGTATCGTCTCATTGCTGAAAATACGCTAGATCTAATTGCCGTCATGAATCCCCAGAAGTTGTTTACCTTTATATCTCCATCTCATGAAGTAGTTTTAGGCTATCATCCTAACGAGCTGATCGGGAAGGATCCCAAATTTTTATTCCCATTACCGGAAGAGTTCGAAAGAATTAACACCGGGATCAACAGGATGTTACAAGAGCATTCTTCTTTTACCTTTGAGTATAGATGCGCGCGAAAGGATGGAGGCTATATTCAATTAGAGTCACGTTGTGTGCCTGTGAAGGGAAAAGATCAGAAATTAGAGCACATCGTTATAGTTAGTCGCGATATAACTGAAAGAAAGCAAGCAGAAGAGCTTCTCTTGCGATCAGAAAAACTATCTATTGTAGGAGAATTAGCAGCAGGAGTGGCCCATGAGATTCGTAATCCCTTAACCACGCTAAAAGGCTTTGTCCAGCTTATGAAAGAAGAGAGTCCGAAGCCCTATACGGACCTTTTATTTGAGGAATTAGAGCGAATCGAACTAATTACGAATGAATTTTTGACCCTTGCCAAACCGCAGGCTGTAGAATTGAGGATCATCAACTTAGGGGACCTCATTCAACAAATTAAAGAAATCCTTACTCCTCTAGCGTTGATAACTAATATACAAATTAGGATTGTTACTTCGATTAGACCTGTATATATACGATGTGATGTGAATCAATTGAAGCAAGCGTTTATTAATCTGGTGAAGAACGCCATCGAATCGATGCCTAACGGCGGTGAGGTGATTATCGAACTTGATGATCGAGATGATGATTACGTCATGATTATCATTCAAGATCAGGGCTGCGGTATCCCTAAAGACATTATCCCTCGTTTAGGTGAGCCATTCTATACGCTCAAGGAGAAAGGAACGGGCTTAGGTCTAATGATCTCACAGAAGATTATTAAAGATCATCAAGGTTCGTTGCATATTGAAAGTGAGCTGAATCTCGGTACGAAAATCAAGATTCAATTGCCGAAATACGAGGAAGAGAAAATGAAGAGGGCCCTATAA
- a CDS encoding TAXI family TRAP transporter solute-binding subunit, translated as MRKMTMILLAASLSGSLLTGCGADTASNAQPAKNESVEQVSADTEKSALEGKTVTILTGGTSGVYFQLGNAMAKIYSEKSGAKASSQTTGASAENAAKIAQKKAEIAFAMADTVSDAYNGAGNFAASGALSNLRGVTGLYANYMQIVTTKDTGISSLEDLKGKRLAVGAMGSGTEIMAKRVLESSGITYDDVNEDFLSFAEGIEGIKNGTMDAAFLSSGYPNSGIMELATTKDIVIIPVPADITAKMKEASPAFTTGKIPAGTYKGIDQEIETTIVKNLLITHSDMSDEEVYQLTKDFYENMDTLKSTHSSANEILLEGATDGMPLPLHPGAEKFFKEKGVMK; from the coding sequence ATGAGAAAAATGACAATGATCTTACTAGCGGCAAGTTTATCTGGGAGTCTATTGACTGGTTGTGGAGCAGACACCGCTAGTAACGCTCAACCTGCGAAAAATGAAAGCGTAGAACAAGTTAGTGCAGATACAGAGAAAAGTGCACTAGAAGGTAAAACAGTTACGATTCTTACAGGTGGAACATCAGGTGTTTACTTCCAACTAGGAAATGCTATGGCGAAGATCTATAGCGAAAAGTCAGGAGCAAAGGCTAGCTCACAAACCACGGGAGCATCAGCGGAAAATGCAGCTAAGATAGCACAAAAGAAGGCTGAAATCGCTTTCGCTATGGCGGATACCGTTTCTGATGCTTATAATGGGGCGGGTAATTTTGCTGCTTCTGGTGCTTTAAGTAACTTGAGAGGCGTAACGGGGTTATACGCTAACTATATGCAGATTGTTACAACGAAGGATACAGGGATTTCGTCTCTAGAAGATCTAAAAGGAAAGCGACTTGCGGTAGGGGCCATGGGAAGCGGTACGGAAATTATGGCAAAAAGAGTCCTAGAGTCCAGCGGAATAACCTATGATGATGTAAACGAAGATTTCTTATCCTTCGCTGAAGGAATTGAAGGAATCAAGAACGGAACCATGGATGCGGCTTTTCTTTCCTCGGGTTACCCGAATTCCGGCATCATGGAATTAGCCACAACAAAGGATATTGTTATCATCCCTGTACCTGCAGACATCACAGCGAAAATGAAAGAAGCATCACCAGCCTTTACGACAGGGAAAATTCCAGCAGGAACTTATAAGGGAATAGATCAAGAAATTGAAACGACGATTGTAAAGAATCTTCTTATTACTCATAGTGATATGTCTGACGAAGAAGTTTACCAGTTAACCAAGGATTTCTACGAAAATATGGATACGTTGAAAAGCACACATAGCTCTGCCAATGAGATTTTACTAGAAGGTGCTACGGATGGTATGCCTCTTCCGCTTCACCCAGGTGCAGAGAAATTCTTTAAAGAAAAGGGTGTTATGAAGTAA
- a CDS encoding sigma-54 dependent transcriptional regulator codes for MKPQLLIVDDEKYIATSLRYAFEDDYDVLCTTCPKEAYQLLSENRIDLVLLDWRLGEYNGLDVLAEMKKQSPHTSVIMMTAYGTIESSVEAMRRGAYHYVTKPVNLDELHLMMKKALEHHQLQTKLEQLHQELEELKGFDRMIGQSQAIQQVFSVIQSVKDIDSNIFIYGESGTGKELVAHAIHHQGRRRLGPFIVVNCAAIPENLLESELFGYEKGAFTGALKSKPGKWIEANGGTLFLDEIGEMPSHLQAKILRVLQEGEITPLGGSKTIKLDVRIISATNRNLLEMVQQGTFRQDLYFRLNVIPIELPPLRERQEDIDLLITFFIKKYCSKMNRPLKSLSGQAKDMLMNYDYPGNIRQLSNILEYAVALSKGQVIQPSDLPLLIDQRQPDHQQSKSVIQEDEASHNSTQSDRVEIPLGSSMKDVEKKMIEMTLKFCKGNRTQTSHILGMTDKSLRTKIKLYEID; via the coding sequence ATGAAGCCTCAACTATTAATTGTAGATGATGAAAAATATATTGCCACTTCATTACGCTATGCCTTTGAGGATGATTATGATGTCCTGTGCACGACATGTCCCAAAGAGGCCTATCAGTTGTTAAGTGAAAACCGAATAGACCTTGTGTTACTAGATTGGAGATTAGGGGAATATAACGGACTTGACGTACTGGCAGAGATGAAGAAACAGAGTCCGCATACCTCTGTCATTATGATGACAGCTTATGGAACGATAGAGTCGTCCGTAGAGGCCATGCGCAGAGGAGCTTATCATTATGTCACTAAACCGGTGAATCTAGATGAGCTGCATCTGATGATGAAGAAAGCATTGGAGCATCATCAGCTTCAGACCAAACTTGAACAATTGCATCAAGAATTAGAAGAGCTAAAAGGGTTTGATCGAATGATCGGTCAGAGCCAAGCCATCCAACAGGTCTTCTCCGTAATTCAATCGGTAAAGGATATCGATTCAAATATCTTTATCTACGGTGAAAGCGGGACAGGCAAGGAGTTGGTGGCCCATGCCATTCATCATCAAGGAAGAAGGAGGTTAGGGCCATTCATCGTGGTCAACTGTGCGGCGATCCCGGAGAATTTACTGGAGAGTGAGTTGTTTGGTTACGAGAAAGGGGCTTTTACTGGGGCATTGAAGAGTAAGCCAGGAAAGTGGATCGAAGCAAATGGAGGAACGCTATTTTTAGATGAGATTGGTGAGATGCCTTCCCACTTACAGGCAAAGATTCTAAGAGTATTACAAGAAGGAGAAATTACACCGCTTGGGGGAAGCAAAACGATCAAGTTGGATGTACGCATTATCAGTGCGACGAATCGGAATTTGTTAGAAATGGTTCAACAGGGAACTTTTCGACAAGACCTATATTTTCGATTAAATGTTATTCCTATCGAACTGCCCCCGTTACGAGAGCGCCAGGAAGATATTGATCTATTGATTACCTTTTTCATCAAAAAATACTGTTCAAAGATGAATCGTCCCCTGAAGAGTTTATCTGGTCAAGCCAAGGATATGCTGATGAACTATGATTATCCCGGGAACATCAGACAACTAAGCAACATCCTGGAGTATGCCGTCGCTTTGTCTAAAGGGCAGGTAATTCAACCGTCTGATCTCCCGCTTCTTATCGATCAGCGACAACCAGATCATCAGCAATCGAAAAGTGTGATACAGGAGGATGAAGCATCTCACAATTCTACGCAAAGTGATAGGGTTGAGATCCCGCTGGGAAGTTCGATGAAGGATGTGGAAAAGAAGATGATTGAAATGACCCTCAAGTTTTGCAAGGGGAATCGAACTCAGACCTCTCATATCTTAGGGATGACGGATAAAAGCCTAAGGACGAAGATCAAACTCTATGAAATTGATTAG
- a CDS encoding transporter substrate-binding domain-containing protein yields MSVVWRRLLSSMVVIFCSFCLFPFHIIAVDHSSAFTAYPKKEYRIAVEPDLPPFSHLDENGYFRGFHIDLLEAIAYNQSVKFIYVPMNMSTAVEALKRQEIDAIAGMKYNAKLESILSFTNGYFTMSDSVIYSKDIKSKMKNLKDLQGLTIVLEADHPYLDMLVNMRKINLHLAMNQKEALELMMMKRADVLIANSWTASSLLDEMIYAQQYIVNNQLFNYPYELTMAVHRDQQDLLTMFNESLTEIYQSKLYDQLYQRWFGKDLAAQIKQLKFWIMILVGFMLLSFLILNYWNQRLKNEVKKRTQDLELAKAEIERNIAFKEQIFNHVYAGILTFDDRFQLTSMNQRAQDILHISQSIMKASLFELPFLSSIYTRDVVEDWDEKKKSLVAKEAELVHNGQIYHILARLIPLYGVDQAVTGYLLTLFDRTEEKKLQKKLVNQEKMHALGQLVAGIAHEIRNPLTSIKTFIDLLPKKYDNPKFREELLQCLPEATNRMNSIIRDLLDYSRPKIPLIRQWEASEWLESLLVIIRPTLKNKNVKLHVRLEEGMTFYSDPQQLKQVLLNLLLNAMDAVDDQPKKEIHLTLMSEGDIGWIRVEDNGCGIPPEKLDHVFEPFYTSKKTGVGLGLTLCYQWIKENHGDIMIESKLNQGTTMTIYLPINSTGKVDIA; encoded by the coding sequence GTGTCTGTGGTATGGAGAAGGTTGCTGTCCTCTATGGTTGTTATTTTTTGTTCTTTCTGTCTATTCCCATTCCATATCATCGCTGTGGATCATTCATCGGCCTTTACAGCCTATCCCAAGAAGGAGTATCGAATTGCGGTAGAGCCTGATTTACCACCGTTCTCTCACTTGGATGAGAATGGTTACTTTAGGGGTTTTCACATTGATTTACTTGAGGCAATTGCCTACAATCAAAGCGTGAAATTTATCTATGTACCAATGAATATGTCAACGGCGGTAGAGGCCTTAAAGCGACAAGAGATTGATGCGATTGCAGGGATGAAATACAATGCAAAGCTTGAATCAATTCTTAGTTTTACGAATGGATACTTTACAATGTCGGATTCTGTTATCTATTCAAAAGATATTAAGAGTAAAATGAAGAATTTAAAGGATCTACAAGGATTAACGATCGTTCTGGAAGCGGATCATCCTTATTTGGATATGCTGGTGAATATGAGAAAGATCAATCTGCATCTAGCGATGAATCAGAAGGAAGCACTAGAATTAATGATGATGAAAAGAGCGGATGTGTTAATCGCAAACTCTTGGACGGCTTCATCCCTTCTTGATGAAATGATATATGCCCAGCAATATATAGTGAATAATCAGCTTTTTAATTACCCCTATGAATTAACAATGGCAGTCCATCGCGATCAACAAGACCTATTAACGATGTTTAATGAATCGCTGACAGAGATCTATCAAAGTAAACTTTATGATCAGCTCTATCAACGTTGGTTTGGCAAGGACTTAGCTGCTCAAATCAAACAACTCAAATTTTGGATTATGATCTTAGTAGGTTTCATGCTTTTATCCTTTCTTATCCTTAATTATTGGAACCAGCGCTTGAAGAACGAAGTGAAGAAGCGTACACAGGATCTAGAACTAGCGAAAGCGGAGATTGAGCGTAACATCGCTTTTAAGGAGCAGATCTTTAATCATGTCTATGCGGGGATTCTGACTTTTGATGATCGATTTCAGCTCACAAGTATGAATCAAAGAGCCCAAGATATCTTACATATTAGCCAATCGATCATGAAGGCAAGTTTGTTTGAATTACCCTTTTTATCTTCTATTTATACAAGAGACGTGGTTGAGGATTGGGACGAGAAGAAGAAGAGTCTAGTGGCCAAAGAAGCGGAACTCGTGCACAATGGTCAAATCTATCATATATTGGCTCGACTTATACCGTTATATGGAGTAGATCAGGCAGTTACAGGTTACTTGTTAACTTTATTTGATCGAACCGAAGAGAAAAAGCTCCAAAAAAAGCTAGTTAACCAAGAGAAAATGCATGCGTTAGGGCAATTGGTGGCAGGTATTGCTCATGAAATTCGGAATCCTTTGACATCTATCAAAACGTTCATTGATTTATTGCCAAAGAAATATGATAATCCGAAGTTCCGTGAAGAGCTGCTGCAATGTCTTCCGGAGGCTACGAATCGGATGAACTCTATTATTCGGGATCTGCTAGATTATTCACGACCTAAGATCCCTCTTATCCGCCAATGGGAAGCAAGTGAATGGCTAGAATCTCTTCTCGTCATCATTCGGCCTACGCTCAAGAACAAGAATGTGAAGCTTCATGTCAGGCTTGAAGAAGGAATGACGTTTTATAGTGATCCGCAACAGTTGAAGCAGGTGCTACTCAATCTTTTGCTTAATGCGATGGATGCCGTAGATGATCAGCCCAAAAAAGAGATCCATCTGACCTTGATGAGTGAAGGGGATATTGGATGGATCAGAGTAGAGGATAATGGCTGTGGTATTCCGCCAGAAAAACTAGATCATGTATTTGAACCTTTTTATACATCGAAAAAAACGGGGGTCGGATTAGGATTAACGCTTTGCTATCAATGGATTAAAGAAAACCATGGAGACATTATGATTGAATCTAAGCTGAATCAAGGAACCACTATGACCATATACTTGCCTATTAATTCAACAGGAAAGGTAGATATAGCATGA